One Lucilia cuprina isolate Lc7/37 chromosome 4, ASM2204524v1, whole genome shotgun sequence DNA segment encodes these proteins:
- the LOC111682717 gene encoding uncharacterized protein LOC111682717 isoform X1, whose translation MQSDQIIEKIRNKLSESDPAKRTVLNIFQFHFTDSEGQLIKSVVFDFKELNIYEGNCSEPDAEVTISDENFFMVGSKQISFDDLIADNKVKVEGDKEAFQKMVDKMRLNSKTE comes from the exons ATGCAAAGCGATCAAATTATTGAGAAAATACGTAATAAATTAAGCGAATCTGATCCTGCTAAACGTACGGTCCTgaatatatttcaatttcatttcacTGATTCCGAAGGCCAATTAATCAAAAGTGTGG tttttgattttaaagaattaaacatCTATGAGGGCAATTGTTCTGAACCTGATGCTGAAGTTACAATAAGTGATGAAAACTTCTTTATGGTGGGTTccaaacaaatttcatttgatGACCTTATAGCtgat aacaaGGTTAAAGTTGAAGGTGATAAGGAGGCTTTCCAAAAAATGGTAGATAAAATGCGTTTAAATTCGAAAACAGAATAA
- the LOC111682717 gene encoding uncharacterized protein LOC111682717 isoform X2, translated as MQSDQIIEKIRNKLSESDPAKRTVLNIFQFHFTDSEGQLIKSVELNIYEGNCSEPDAEVTISDENFFMVGSKQISFDDLIADNKVKVEGDKEAFQKMVDKMRLNSKTE; from the exons ATGCAAAGCGATCAAATTATTGAGAAAATACGTAATAAATTAAGCGAATCTGATCCTGCTAAACGTACGGTCCTgaatatatttcaatttcatttcacTGATTCCGAAGGCCAATTAATCAAAAGTGTGG aattaaacatCTATGAGGGCAATTGTTCTGAACCTGATGCTGAAGTTACAATAAGTGATGAAAACTTCTTTATGGTGGGTTccaaacaaatttcatttgatGACCTTATAGCtgat aacaaGGTTAAAGTTGAAGGTGATAAGGAGGCTTTCCAAAAAATGGTAGATAAAATGCGTTTAAATTCGAAAACAGAATAA